The following are encoded together in the Methanosarcina flavescens genome:
- a CDS encoding GNAT family N-acetyltransferase, protein MNIRQAKIEDAEEAAELICMAWGECAYVLAGSNNQKVAQEVIKKFYKQPDNILSYQNIYVAEVRNRIAGLILSFPSDHFPRLSKLLVEKLPKFYKSDAKDYQRKVVPMLKTKEAEPGEYYIDSLAVYPQYRACGIGSKLLKAATLKSHKLGISKISLIVKPENKGALKLYKKHGYSVRGKLKQAGTNFLSMVNLINQTGKSSSRKGIVQ, encoded by the coding sequence TTGAATATTCGACAGGCTAAAATTGAAGATGCAGAAGAAGCGGCAGAATTAATTTGCATGGCCTGGGGAGAATGTGCTTATGTGCTCGCAGGTTCTAATAATCAGAAGGTTGCACAAGAGGTTATAAAGAAATTCTATAAGCAACCAGATAATATTTTGAGTTATCAAAATATTTATGTCGCCGAGGTACGTAACCGTATAGCAGGCTTGATTTTATCATTTCCCTCAGACCATTTTCCACGTTTGAGTAAGCTATTGGTAGAAAAGCTTCCTAAATTTTATAAATCCGATGCTAAAGATTATCAAAGAAAAGTAGTTCCCATGTTAAAAACAAAAGAGGCGGAACCTGGCGAATATTATATAGATTCACTTGCAGTTTATCCACAGTACCGAGCATGTGGGATTGGAAGTAAATTGCTAAAAGCAGCTACTCTCAAGTCTCATAAACTTGGCATTTCTAAAATCTCATTGATTGTTAAACCCGAAAACAAAGGTGCTCTAAAATTATATAAAAAACATGGATATTCTGTAAGAGGGAAACTGAAACAGGCTGGTACGAACTTTTTGAGCATGGTTAATCTAATTAATCAGACTGGAAAATCAAGCAGTAGAAAAGGCATTGTCCAGTAA
- a CDS encoding helix-turn-helix domain-containing protein, with protein MSKPEQIPVTRHLSYDKLVKMIKAEKNPRIVQRLIFIKARYEGKSVKEASNIVGVSRSNGNIWQQRWNAQGYEGLIPQFRGGSPSKLSDLQKAKLKEMLNERNNWRTREVQDLILQEFGVEYSLKQVWIILQSLKRAGKSR; from the coding sequence GTGTCCAAACCTGAACAGATCCCCGTAACTCGCCATCTAAGTTATGACAAGCTTGTTAAAATGATCAAGGCTGAGAAAAATCCCCGAATTGTCCAACGTCTCATATTTATTAAAGCCCGTTATGAAGGCAAAAGTGTTAAAGAAGCCTCAAATATTGTTGGAGTCTCCAGAAGCAATGGGAATATCTGGCAACAGAGATGGAACGCTCAGGGTTACGAAGGCTTAATACCTCAATTTAGAGGCGGAAGTCCCTCAAAACTCTCAGACCTCCAGAAAGCTAAGTTAAAGGAAATGCTTAATGAACGGAATAATTGGCGAACTCGAGAAGTACAGGATCTGATTCTTCAAGAATTCGGTGTCGAATACAGCCTCAAACAGGTCTGGATTATTCTTCAAAGTTTAAAAAGAGCAGGTAAGAGCAGGTGA
- a CDS encoding ABC transporter substrate-binding protein, with amino-acid sequence MPAGESVSPVPQVSDGSVSGYSDKLVSEGSDELVVAVGTHGGEPEAGFDPIAGWGNSREPLVQSTLFKRDSEANLINDLATNYTVSSDGLKWTVTIRNGVKFHDGMPLTARDVAFTFNTAADASGSIDLSMLEKATATDDYTIEFELNDPQSTFINKLVALGIVPVHAYNAETYGSNPIGSGPYKFVQWDKGQQVIFEANPDYYGQEPYFKKLTMLFMGSDSAFAAAKAGQVDLAEIPASYANQEVAGMKIVSLDSIDARGISFPMNPNTGEKTENGYAIGNNVTSDPAIRKALNIGIDRQALIEGALNGQGKEEFTGVDKLPWGNKEAIFEDGDIEEAKKILTEGGWIDTDGDGIVEKNGLKAEFTLLYPANAQDRQALAVSVSEEAKKLGINIKVEGKSWDEIYSLCYSTPNVWGYGSLDPTDIYLRYYSKSYDPSTHNNVIMYNNSAVDSYLRKAITSPDQETANKNWQQAAWDGTTGFSAKGDAPWMWMATINYVYIMDEDLDIGTPKIQPHGADIFGSILEWKRA; translated from the coding sequence ATGCCGGCTGGCGAGTCAGTCAGCCCGGTTCCTCAGGTCTCTGATGGATCTGTATCCGGATATTCGGATAAATTAGTTTCTGAGGGTTCGGATGAACTTGTGGTAGCAGTAGGTACACATGGAGGAGAGCCAGAAGCAGGTTTTGACCCGATTGCCGGCTGGGGAAACAGCAGGGAACCTCTGGTTCAGAGCACTCTCTTCAAAAGGGACAGCGAGGCAAACCTGATTAATGACCTGGCTACAAATTATACGGTCAGCAGCGATGGACTGAAGTGGACCGTTACAATACGGAACGGTGTTAAGTTCCATGACGGAATGCCTTTAACAGCCAGAGACGTAGCATTCACGTTTAACACGGCAGCAGATGCAAGTGGAAGTATAGATTTATCCATGCTGGAAAAGGCAACAGCAACCGATGATTATACCATTGAATTTGAGTTGAACGACCCTCAGTCTACCTTCATCAATAAACTGGTAGCTCTTGGCATTGTCCCTGTGCATGCTTACAACGCTGAGACTTATGGGTCCAATCCAATAGGTTCGGGCCCATATAAGTTTGTGCAATGGGACAAAGGGCAGCAGGTAATCTTTGAAGCAAATCCGGATTATTACGGACAGGAGCCATACTTCAAAAAGTTAACTATGCTCTTTATGGGATCAGACTCCGCTTTTGCAGCAGCAAAGGCAGGACAGGTCGACCTGGCTGAAATTCCTGCTTCTTACGCCAATCAGGAAGTAGCTGGGATGAAAATAGTATCCCTTGATTCCATAGATGCCCGTGGGATAAGTTTCCCCATGAATCCGAATACTGGAGAAAAAACCGAAAACGGCTATGCAATCGGAAATAATGTGACTTCTGACCCTGCAATAAGAAAAGCTCTGAACATCGGGATAGACAGGCAGGCGCTGATTGAAGGGGCTTTAAATGGGCAGGGAAAAGAAGAATTCACTGGCGTAGATAAACTGCCATGGGGTAATAAGGAAGCTATTTTCGAAGACGGAGATATAGAGGAAGCAAAGAAAATTTTAACCGAAGGCGGTTGGATTGATACTGATGGAGATGGCATTGTTGAGAAAAATGGCTTGAAAGCCGAATTTACTCTTCTGTATCCTGCAAACGCCCAGGATAGGCAGGCATTAGCGGTTTCAGTAAGTGAAGAAGCTAAAAAACTGGGTATAAATATTAAAGTCGAGGGCAAGAGCTGGGATGAGATTTACTCCCTTTGCTATTCGACTCCAAATGTTTGGGGTTATGGATCATTGGACCCGACTGACATATACTTAAGATATTACAGTAAGAGCTACGATCCCTCAACCCATAACAATGTAATAATGTACAACAATTCTGCTGTGGACAGTTACCTGAGAAAAGCCATAACCAGCCCTGACCAGGAAACTGCCAACAAAAACTGGCAGCAGGCTGCCTGGGACGGAACAACAGGATTCTCCGCAAAAGGGGACGCTCCCTGGATGTGGATGGCAACCATTAATTATGTCTACATAATGGATGAAGACCTTGATATCGGAACTCCAAAAATACAGCCCCATGGAGCAGATATCTTTGGTAGCATTCTGGAATGGAAACGTGCATGA
- a CDS encoding ABC transporter substrate-binding protein → MDDSGLASAPDSESGSVSASSTSRASDELVVNVYSHTGEPETGFDPLLGWGCGHVNFEPLIQSTLFKSADDGSIVNDLATGYSVSPDGKTWTVNIRDDVKFTDGEKLTAEDVAFTFNTAIGSNSELDMSNLENARAVNETAVEFKLKEPQSSFIWRLRYVGIVPEHAYKKETYGASPIGSGPYKMVQWDKGQQAIFELNDNYYGQKPYFKRITMLFMDKDTAFAAAKSGKVDIAEIDIIHANQTVDGYDIISLPSSRAFGISFPMQNDTGKKSLTGDPIGNNVTSDIAIRKALNTGIDRKAILDGVIYGKGDVEYTGVDQRIFGNPEARINDSNPEEAKKILEDAGWKDTDSDGIREKDGTKAEFDLYYSSSDQTRQALSVAVSEQAKKLGIKINLVGTNWDEIYANQYSSAVLYAYSSIDTFNLYQQYHTKEADDTYKNPGLYSNPVVDGYLETALRTSDQDQAIKNWQLAAYDGNTGFGPAGDATWLWLVTMDYLYAVDETIDIGTPEKNAGSDILGNIYEWTRKNATDPAQK, encoded by the coding sequence ATGGATGATTCTGGGCTAGCTTCTGCACCAGACTCAGAATCAGGTTCTGTATCAGCCAGCTCGACTTCCAGGGCTTCCGATGAACTGGTAGTAAATGTATATTCGCATACAGGAGAACCGGAAACAGGATTTGACCCTCTTCTGGGATGGGGATGCGGTCATGTGAATTTTGAGCCATTAATACAGAGTACCCTTTTTAAATCAGCGGATGATGGCAGTATAGTAAATGACCTTGCTACAGGTTATTCTGTCAGTCCTGATGGGAAGACATGGACTGTAAATATAAGAGACGATGTAAAATTCACAGATGGAGAGAAGTTAACAGCTGAAGATGTTGCATTTACATTCAATACTGCAATTGGGAGTAATTCTGAACTCGATATGAGTAACCTTGAAAACGCCAGGGCAGTAAATGAGACTGCAGTTGAATTCAAACTAAAAGAGCCCCAGTCCAGTTTCATCTGGAGGCTCAGGTATGTTGGAATCGTGCCTGAACATGCCTATAAAAAAGAGACCTATGGAGCCAGCCCTATAGGGTCAGGCCCGTACAAAATGGTACAGTGGGATAAAGGTCAGCAGGCAATATTTGAACTTAATGACAATTACTATGGACAGAAGCCGTATTTCAAAAGAATAACCATGTTATTCATGGACAAGGACACTGCATTTGCAGCTGCAAAGTCCGGCAAAGTAGACATAGCTGAAATCGATATCATCCATGCAAATCAGACCGTAGATGGCTATGACATAATCTCGCTTCCCTCCTCAAGAGCATTCGGAATTTCTTTCCCAATGCAGAACGATACCGGCAAAAAAAGCCTTACAGGAGACCCTATAGGCAATAATGTAACATCGGACATCGCAATTAGAAAAGCATTAAACACGGGGATTGACAGAAAAGCAATACTTGACGGGGTAATATACGGAAAGGGAGATGTAGAATATACAGGTGTGGATCAGAGGATCTTTGGAAATCCAGAAGCAAGGATCAACGACTCGAATCCTGAAGAAGCTAAAAAAATACTTGAAGATGCAGGCTGGAAAGACACAGATAGCGACGGTATCCGGGAAAAAGACGGAACTAAAGCAGAATTTGACCTGTATTATTCTTCATCCGACCAGACAAGACAGGCTCTTTCAGTAGCCGTAAGTGAACAGGCTAAAAAATTAGGTATAAAAATAAACCTTGTCGGTACAAACTGGGATGAAATATACGCAAACCAGTACAGTTCAGCCGTTTTATACGCCTACAGCAGTATAGATACTTTCAATCTGTACCAGCAGTATCATACTAAAGAAGCTGATGATACATACAAAAACCCTGGCCTTTACAGCAATCCTGTCGTAGACGGGTATCTGGAAACAGCTTTGAGAACTTCAGACCAGGATCAGGCTATCAAAAACTGGCAGCTAGCTGCGTATGATGGAAATACAGGCTTTGGGCCTGCAGGAGATGCTACATGGTTATGGCTTGTAACAATGGATTATCTCTATGCAGTTGATGAAACCATAGATATAGGAACCCCGGAGAAAAACGCCGGATCAGATATTTTAGGAAATATTTACGAATGGACAAGGAAAAACGCAACCGATCCTGCTCAAAAATGA